The window CTTTTCTTTGGCGTGGCTAGGGAAGGTGCGCTGGCCGCGGAAACCGGCCCTTCCCAGGCTTTGACAACTCAAAGTCTGGACACTCCGGTGAGTGTGGATTTTCAGGAGATTTCCTTGGACGATGCCTTGGGCCACTTGGCCGATGCCACGGGCGTGAATCTTGTGACATCCAATGGGGTTCAATCCCTGGATGTGACGGTGAGCCTCTATCTTAATAAGATGCCCTTGCGCAGCGCCATCAAGTATCTGGCGCGGACATACGACCTCGAATACCGGATTGAAGATAAGGCTGTGTGGATCACAACCCGGGAGGAGATGGAAGGGGAGTCCATGCAAACCCGCATCTATTTCCTCGAAGAGGGCAAGGGGATGTTTACAGTCTTCGATGGAGAGGCCGGGACTTCTTTCGGAGGGCTCGGAGGGGGGCGCGATATCTCGGAGATCTACACGATACGCGATGTGCTGGAGGAGGTTGTGCCTGCTCCTGGTGGTTCGCGTTTGGTTCTTGATGAACGCACGGGCGCCCTGATTGCCACGAATACGCCTAAGAATCTGAAGTTGTTGGAGGAAGTCCTCTACAATATCGATATCACTCCGGTGCAGGTTTTGGTGGAGGCGCGCTTTATGGAGGCCAATGATACGGATCTCAGCGAGCTGGGCGTTGAGGCGGAGCTGCTCTCACCGCTGAATATGGGCGGCTTTAGCGACACGGAGTACCGGGGCCGGGTGGACGACGGTTCAGGTTCTGACTTTGGATCCAGCGGTATCTCCTCCATGACACTGACCGGCCGGGGGAGCGAGGGCTTCAATCTTTCATATCAAGGGGTTCTGACAGATCCGCAATTCCAGATGGTCATTCACGCGCTCGAAGAAAATCAAGTGGGGCGCACACTTTCGGTTCCGCGCGTGACAACCATTAATAACCAGACCGCGACCATTCAGGTGGTGGATGAATTCATCTACCCGACGCGCTATGAAGTCAATCTTGTGCAGTTTGATATTAACGGAGACGGGGATTTCGACGACGCAGGGGAAACAGAGTTTGTGAACGCCCCTCGTGATTTTGTGACGCGTGAGGTCGGTGTGCTCCTCAATGTGACCCCGAGCGTCGGACGGGACGGCCGGACCATCACCCTGGGTCTGAGCCCGGAGGTGAGCCAGTTTAAGGGGACTTACTTTAGCTACGGGGGAGGGGTCTCCATTCCGCAGTTTACAACCCGTAACTTGGATACCAGTGTGCTGATCCAGAGCGGGGAAACCGTTGTTCTGGGAGGGCTCATTAAGGAAAGCACCACGACCACGGATACCAAGGTGCCGGTCCTGGGCGACCTTCCGGGCTTGGGCTGGTTGTTCAAGAGGAAAACCGACAGCGCAACACGCCAAAATCTCCTTATCTTCGTGACTGCAACGATTTTGGAGGACGGGGAGATGCCCGGGGACTTTTCCCTGGCCGCAGTGGAATCCTCACTGGGCCTTGACCCTCGGCCCTGAACTCTGATAAGATTTGGCCCAGACACCGCATGTTTCCGGAAAACCACACCATGAACAGGGGCCCCAGCTTATGAAATCTTTACTCGCCAAAGTCAGTGTTTTTATCGTACCGGCACTGGTATTCGGACTTGCCGGGTGTTCCATGCATTTTCACAAGAGGACGCCTACGGACCTGGCGGCCATCGACCATCTCCAGACACAGCTGGAGATGGAGCGTCAGCAGAAGGAAAACGAACTCTCGGCACTCCGCCGTACCATGCAGGAACTGGAAAATGCGCTCGAGGCTGAGATCGAGCAGGAGCAGATCCGCGTGGGCATGGAAGACCGCGGTTTGGTTATTACCTTTGTGGATGAAGTTCTTTTTGATTCAGGCAAGGCAGAGTTGAGACCGGACGGCGCAGCCACCTTGGACAAAGTTTCTTCTATCCTCGGCCGCCAGGTTGCCAACAAGTATGTGAGTATCGAGGGGCACACGGACAACCAGCCCATCAAGCACAGCGGCTGGAAATCCAACTGGGAGCTTTCAACTGCGCGCGCCAATTCGGTGTTGCACGAGTTGATTGATTCCGCAGGGTTGAATCCGAGCCGCTTCCGTGCCGCAGGTTATGGCGAATACCGCCCGGTTGCCGATAACAACGTGAAAGAGGGACGCCAGCAGAACCGCCGTGTTGAGGTGGTGGTTCTTCCTGAGCAATTCCCTACGGTGGACCGCCAGAATTGGCAAAACAATAACTCCGGTTATGACCAAGGTTCTGGCTCCGAAGCCGGGAGGTACATTAAGTAGGCCAGGATGGGACTTTTGAATAACGGAGCAAGATCAATTCACAATGAGGGGCAGCGAGTCTGCCCCCTCATTGTATGAGGGCAGCCGTGGCATTTCCTGTTCTGGGAAGGGCGAACAAGACCGTTGTCGAGCCCGAGACGATCCCTTTGGATCTATCGAAAATTCCCCAGCATATTGCGGTAATCATGGATGGTAACGGGCGCTGGGCCAAGTCCCAGGGCCTGATGCGTATTTTCGGGCACCGGGAAGGCATTGATTCCATTCGTTCGGTGGTGCGCCGGGCCGATGATTTGGGTGTCCGGTTTATCACCCTGTATGCCTTCTCCCATGAGAACTGGAAACGTCCCAAGCCCGAGGTCGAGGGTTTGATGCGGCTCCTTCGGGAATTCCTGGATTCCGAAGAGAAGGAGATGATGGAGAAGAAGATCCGGCTAAACGCCATCGGGGAGCTGGATCGTTTGCCGGCTTTTGTGTTTAACCGGCTCGAAGAGGTGCGGGCCAATACTCGTGCCAATCGGGGAGTCACCCTGACATTGGCGCTGAGCTATGGCTCACGGGGCGAGATTGTACGGGCAGTGAGGGCATTGGCCGGCAAGGTGAGCCAGGGCTTGATCAGGCCGGAGGAAATAGATGAGGCTTGTATCGGGCGTCATTTGGATACGGGCGACATGCCTGATCCGGATTTGCTGATCCGCACGAGCGGGGAGCAGCGGATAAGCAATTTTATGCTGTGGCAAATCTCCTATTCGGAGATTTACATTTCTTCCAAGCTTTGGCCTGAATTCAGGGCGCATGACCTGGATGCTGCAATCGCGGAATACCAGAAACGTGAGCGGCGTTTTGGCCGCTGAAGAACTGGATACTCTCTCTTAGGATGTTCCCTCAACGATTTGCTACTGCCGTCATTATTATCCTGGTCATCAGCCTGACGATTTTTGTGTTTCCGCTTTGGATGTTCGCGGTGATGACTTTGTTGGTGGTGGGAAAATCTCTGTATGAATTTTATTCGCACATGCAGCGCCGTGGGCTGGATCTCTTCAAGGACACAGGTCTTGTTCTGGGCCTGCTCATTACGCTCTGGGTTTACTTGCATCACGCGGACACACCCCTGCAAGTTTCCGATGAATTCGGCTTCTTTTTCTTCTCAGCCCTAGTGCTCTTCTTGTGCCAGTTCACACGCCAGAGTGCGAGCCATGCCGTTGCCACGGTGTCGGTGACCATGTTCGGATTGATCTATATCGCATGGTTTTTGAGTTTTCTGATTAAACTGCGTTTTTTGCCCTTGGGCCCGCTTTGGGTGGGTTACCTGGTTTTGGTCGTCAAGAGCGGAGATATCGGGGCGTATCTGGTTGGGAAACTTGCGGGGAAGACCAAGCTTATTCCAAGGATCAGTCCCAGGAAAAGCCGGGAAGGGGCCTTGGGCGGATTGCTTTTCAGTATGGCCTTTGCCTTTGTGGGCTATTGGTACCTGCCTCTTCCTTTGTGGCATTTGCCCCTCTTGGGTTTGGTATTGGGTGTATTGGGCCAGGTGGGTGATTTGGCCGAATCCTTAATGAAGAGGGATTGCGGGATCAAGGATAGCGGGCGGATTCTGCCGGGCATGGGCGGAGCCTTGGATTTGGTGGATAGCTTGCTGCTGACAGCGCCGGCACTCTACCACTACCTCGTTTGGACTCTCTATTAGCCTGGAT of the Candidatus Omnitrophota bacterium genome contains:
- a CDS encoding flagellar motor protein MotB: MKSLLAKVSVFIVPALVFGLAGCSMHFHKRTPTDLAAIDHLQTQLEMERQQKENELSALRRTMQELENALEAEIEQEQIRVGMEDRGLVITFVDEVLFDSGKAELRPDGAATLDKVSSILGRQVANKYVSIEGHTDNQPIKHSGWKSNWELSTARANSVLHELIDSAGLNPSRFRAAGYGEYRPVADNNVKEGRQQNRRVEVVVLPEQFPTVDRQNWQNNNSGYDQGSGSEAGRYIK
- a CDS encoding isoprenyl transferase — its product is MRAAVAFPVLGRANKTVVEPETIPLDLSKIPQHIAVIMDGNGRWAKSQGLMRIFGHREGIDSIRSVVRRADDLGVRFITLYAFSHENWKRPKPEVEGLMRLLREFLDSEEKEMMEKKIRLNAIGELDRLPAFVFNRLEEVRANTRANRGVTLTLALSYGSRGEIVRAVRALAGKVSQGLIRPEEIDEACIGRHLDTGDMPDPDLLIRTSGEQRISNFMLWQISYSEIYISSKLWPEFRAHDLDAAIAEYQKRERRFGR
- a CDS encoding phosphatidate cytidylyltransferase, translated to MFPQRFATAVIIILVISLTIFVFPLWMFAVMTLLVVGKSLYEFYSHMQRRGLDLFKDTGLVLGLLITLWVYLHHADTPLQVSDEFGFFFFSALVLFLCQFTRQSASHAVATVSVTMFGLIYIAWFLSFLIKLRFLPLGPLWVGYLVLVVKSGDIGAYLVGKLAGKTKLIPRISPRKSREGALGGLLFSMAFAFVGYWYLPLPLWHLPLLGLVLGVLGQVGDLAESLMKRDCGIKDSGRILPGMGGALDLVDSLLLTAPALYHYLVWTLY